From Schaalia sp. ZJ405, one genomic window encodes:
- a CDS encoding sugar nucleotide-binding protein, whose protein sequence is MAATSPRPLSIHETPIPGLLHIDLTVHADRRGWFKENWQREKMVALGLPDFHPVQNNISFNDDVGVTRGIHAEPWDKFISVAAGRVFGAWVDLREGPSFGSVYTTEITPDTAIYVPRGVGNAYQTLEPNTAYTYLVNDHWSPDAQYTFVNLADPTVAIEWPIPLSNAITSEKDAQHPQLSAVSPFPSSSVRRVLVTGAKGQLGRELLRQLPQAGFEVTGVDLPEVDISDAASLDTIDWASYDIIINAAAWTNVDGAETAQGRPQAWKANATGPANLARIASQRGLLLVHISSEYTFDGSTGPHDEDEPASPLGVYGQSKAGGDAAIRSVPRHYLVRTSWVVGDGKNFVKTMVSLAQRGISPRVVSDQIGRLTFTSDLAAGIIHLISSQAPVGTYNLSGEGPVVSWADVARRTFELAGHPGDAVTPISTEEYFAGQDVAPRPLNSVLNLTKIEATGFTPENSMKRLEEYVQSLVNA, encoded by the coding sequence ATGGCCGCCACCTCTCCTCGTCCTTTGTCGATCCATGAAACCCCGATCCCGGGGTTGCTCCACATCGACCTGACTGTTCATGCGGATCGTCGCGGCTGGTTCAAGGAGAATTGGCAGCGCGAAAAGATGGTTGCGCTGGGGCTGCCGGACTTCCATCCCGTCCAAAACAACATCTCGTTCAATGACGATGTCGGTGTGACACGTGGGATCCACGCCGAACCGTGGGACAAGTTCATTTCCGTGGCCGCCGGCCGCGTCTTTGGAGCCTGGGTGGATCTGCGAGAAGGCCCCTCATTCGGCTCCGTCTACACCACGGAAATCACGCCGGACACCGCGATCTATGTTCCTCGCGGGGTAGGCAACGCCTATCAGACGCTTGAACCGAACACCGCCTACACGTACCTGGTCAATGACCACTGGTCCCCCGACGCGCAGTACACCTTCGTCAATCTCGCCGATCCGACGGTGGCTATCGAATGGCCGATCCCCCTGTCGAACGCAATCACCTCCGAAAAGGACGCGCAGCATCCGCAACTGTCTGCGGTCTCTCCTTTCCCGTCGTCCTCGGTCCGTCGGGTTCTTGTGACCGGGGCAAAGGGCCAGCTGGGACGTGAGTTGCTTCGACAGCTCCCCCAAGCCGGCTTCGAGGTCACGGGAGTTGACCTTCCCGAGGTCGATATTTCCGATGCCGCCTCTTTGGACACGATCGACTGGGCGTCATATGACATCATCATCAACGCTGCCGCGTGGACGAATGTCGACGGTGCTGAAACCGCCCAAGGGCGACCCCAGGCGTGGAAAGCAAATGCCACGGGGCCGGCGAACCTTGCACGTATTGCCTCGCAGCGCGGCCTCCTCCTCGTCCATATTTCCAGCGAGTACACCTTCGACGGATCCACGGGACCCCACGACGAGGACGAGCCCGCATCTCCTCTGGGTGTCTATGGGCAGTCAAAGGCCGGCGGAGATGCTGCGATCCGTTCCGTTCCCCGGCATTATCTCGTGCGCACCAGCTGGGTTGTTGGCGATGGGAAGAATTTCGTCAAGACGATGGTGTCCTTGGCTCAGCGGGGTATTTCGCCGCGAGTCGTTTCCGATCAGATCGGCCGATTGACGTTCACATCAGATTTGGCTGCCGGAATCATTCACCTGATCTCCTCGCAGGCTCCCGTCGGCACGTACAACCTGTCGGGCGAAGGCCCGGTTGTGTCGTGGGCGGATGTCGCCCGTCGGACTTTCGAGCTTGCCGGACACCCCGGTGATGCCGTCACGCCGATTTCCACCGAGGAGTACTTCGCCGGGCAAGACGTGGCCCCGCGTCCATTGAATTCGGTGCTGAATCTGACAAAGATCGAGGCCACGGGTTTCACTCCGGAGAATTCAATGAAGCGTCTGGAAGAGTATGTTCAATCGCTGGTCAACGCGTAA
- a CDS encoding lipopolysaccharide biosynthesis protein, whose translation MKQIGIIGIALGLASALGIVFLGLTARWLTPNDNAAFITLWGVIFAGGSVFSSIEQHAARRISFAHENVTHEGHEIFHFIAIFAVGTALVLVPLGFFGWHTIFLRDSLLLTLVAIAYFGFIIQFALRGTLLGFQRECHYAAVILIEALARLVILVICVVIGVNANLHLAVCATVIGSFAWVPFAGIIRRFTSQPAPALPSTSDPSPRGDEPPHPMSLLPTSLIETIRNALVLTGANGLLACVLTGYPAVVSATIGSSMGLAVLFSVITISRVPLVLMSPIQALVIPYTSRAIREGRRTDLSRQQVTLGLGIAGALVPTALLGWLIGPWLITLVFGPHYAAPAWLVSLLLSATVVLAGALLLASTLVSLGNYAHVMLTWATTLLLTVVSIQFFPARPEIRGAVGFVVASVVAFVVSMLLVRSGLRIGKLADQ comes from the coding sequence GTGAAACAGATTGGAATCATTGGTATCGCACTGGGATTGGCGAGCGCACTCGGCATCGTCTTTCTCGGCCTCACCGCGCGGTGGCTCACACCTAACGACAACGCCGCTTTCATCACTCTCTGGGGAGTAATTTTTGCTGGCGGCTCAGTTTTCTCCTCGATCGAACAGCACGCAGCGCGCCGCATCTCATTCGCCCACGAAAACGTCACCCACGAAGGGCACGAGATCTTTCACTTCATCGCGATCTTTGCTGTCGGAACGGCACTCGTCCTCGTTCCACTCGGATTTTTCGGCTGGCACACAATTTTTCTCCGCGATTCTCTCCTACTCACTCTTGTCGCAATCGCATATTTCGGATTCATCATCCAATTCGCCCTCCGCGGCACCCTTCTCGGCTTTCAACGCGAATGTCACTATGCGGCAGTTATTCTCATTGAAGCTCTCGCCCGTCTAGTTATCCTCGTGATCTGCGTTGTCATTGGCGTCAACGCAAATCTTCACCTTGCAGTGTGCGCAACCGTCATCGGTTCATTCGCCTGGGTTCCATTCGCTGGCATCATCCGCCGATTCACCTCTCAACCCGCCCCCGCACTCCCGTCGACCAGCGATCCGTCGCCTCGGGGAGATGAACCACCTCATCCGATGAGCTTGCTCCCGACCTCGCTCATAGAGACGATCCGTAATGCACTCGTCCTGACGGGAGCAAATGGTCTTCTCGCATGTGTACTCACGGGATACCCAGCAGTTGTCTCGGCCACGATCGGATCCTCGATGGGACTCGCAGTCTTATTCTCAGTAATCACCATTTCACGGGTTCCTTTAGTTCTCATGTCGCCGATCCAGGCGTTGGTCATTCCGTACACGTCCCGCGCGATTCGCGAAGGACGCCGAACGGATCTGTCACGACAACAAGTCACGCTTGGGCTCGGAATCGCCGGAGCACTAGTCCCCACTGCACTGCTCGGCTGGTTAATCGGCCCGTGGCTCATCACACTGGTTTTTGGGCCACACTACGCTGCTCCAGCGTGGCTCGTCTCCCTCCTGCTATCGGCAACTGTCGTCCTCGCAGGTGCGCTCCTTCTGGCTTCGACCCTCGTTTCCCTCGGCAACTACGCCCACGTGATGCTGACGTGGGCCACGACGCTGCTCTTAACGGTCGTGTCCATTCAGTTCTTTCCTGCACGCCCAGAAATTCGCGGGGCCGTAGGATTCGTCGTCGCATCCGTCGTCGCATTTGTTGTCTCCATGCTGCTTGTTCGCTCGGGACTACGAATAGGAAAACTCGCGGATCAATAG
- a CDS encoding DUF2142 domain-containing protein, translated as MKTGLGARGRGFWTICLTLLFFVTGVAWAFSSSTGTSPDSDYHLTSMWCPKGLSVSSCDERIVNGTPTVVVPGSVANSSCTAFKPNVTGACSLAISDQPERTSRYDHGSYPYGYYEFHHLFVNSNLNVMVLTIRIVNVLIAAVILGALGWLLPTHLIPGFLFAIIGAWIPNGIYFIASVNPSSWSVTGMFAVAVGLTGVLTTRGSKRIGLTVVTAVGSLLCVASRGDATFLTAVVAVAVAVVFHRRILRDWNWTVPLGVFLVGIVMFLLGKQKETLFAGGESTGAHALGSAAIGAVSTNGATMGAIAATAAPERPGFLRLFLMNILEYPNYFAGFYGSNSGKLGWMDVQLYPFAIYGMYFFFGILLVIGLRTFVWSQALAALMILSTTVVIPAYFMAIRGILANGYFQPRYMLPMLAVFLFFWLADMQATEESVDTDGAYVSGPLHSWNFSSLQLGVACVFPILVNTFALRSVINRYTLGARNPKLGPIDTNTWWWNIPVPPSAVWVVGSVGFIVAVAGILIIMRRLGIVGSKGLQQSS; from the coding sequence ATGAAAACTGGCTTGGGCGCTCGCGGTCGCGGATTCTGGACGATCTGTCTGACGCTACTTTTCTTCGTCACGGGCGTCGCCTGGGCGTTCAGTTCGTCAACCGGGACCTCCCCCGACAGTGACTACCATCTGACGAGCATGTGGTGTCCCAAAGGTCTTTCTGTTTCATCGTGTGATGAGCGCATCGTGAACGGAACTCCCACGGTTGTGGTCCCCGGATCGGTGGCCAATTCCTCGTGTACCGCATTCAAGCCGAATGTCACAGGTGCGTGTTCTCTTGCGATTTCTGATCAACCTGAACGCACGAGCCGTTACGATCACGGATCGTATCCTTATGGCTACTACGAATTTCACCATCTCTTCGTCAATTCCAACCTGAACGTCATGGTGTTGACGATTCGTATCGTCAATGTGTTGATCGCAGCCGTTATTCTCGGGGCCTTGGGGTGGTTGCTTCCAACGCATCTGATCCCCGGATTCCTTTTTGCCATCATCGGAGCGTGGATTCCCAACGGCATCTACTTCATTGCGTCGGTGAACCCGAGTTCGTGGTCAGTCACGGGAATGTTCGCGGTCGCAGTGGGTTTAACCGGCGTATTGACAACGAGGGGAAGCAAGAGAATCGGACTGACAGTCGTCACCGCTGTCGGGTCGCTGCTGTGCGTGGCGAGTAGGGGAGATGCCACATTCCTCACCGCCGTTGTTGCCGTGGCAGTGGCCGTGGTGTTCCATCGGAGAATTCTGCGCGACTGGAACTGGACGGTCCCTCTCGGTGTTTTCCTCGTCGGTATCGTCATGTTCCTCCTGGGCAAGCAGAAGGAAACGCTCTTCGCTGGTGGGGAGAGTACCGGAGCTCATGCTCTTGGAAGCGCCGCAATCGGTGCGGTATCAACGAATGGTGCGACGATGGGTGCGATTGCGGCCACCGCAGCGCCCGAGCGACCGGGTTTCCTCAGGCTGTTCCTCATGAACATCCTGGAGTATCCCAACTACTTCGCGGGATTCTATGGAAGCAATTCCGGAAAACTTGGATGGATGGATGTGCAGCTCTACCCATTCGCCATCTACGGCATGTACTTTTTCTTCGGGATTCTCCTGGTCATCGGCCTACGCACCTTCGTCTGGTCACAGGCCCTCGCAGCGTTGATGATCCTCTCAACAACTGTGGTGATCCCCGCTTACTTCATGGCGATCCGCGGAATCCTTGCGAACGGATATTTCCAGCCTCGGTACATGCTGCCGATGCTTGCGGTATTTCTTTTCTTCTGGCTAGCTGACATGCAAGCCACGGAAGAATCGGTTGACACTGATGGCGCCTACGTCAGCGGTCCCCTTCATTCGTGGAATTTTTCCTCACTTCAGCTGGGAGTCGCATGTGTATTTCCGATTCTCGTCAATACCTTCGCTTTGCGCTCAGTGATTAATCGCTACACCTTGGGGGCACGCAACCCCAAGCTTGGACCGATCGACACCAATACCTGGTGGTGGAATATCCCGGTTCCTCCATCCGCAGTCTGGGTGGTGGGATCTGTAGGGTTTATCGTGGCCGTTGCTGGAATCCTCATCATCATGCGCCGACTTGGTATCGTCGGATCCAAAGGCTTGCAGCAGAGCTCGTGA
- a CDS encoding glycosyltransferase family 2 protein, producing MPAWNEQDVIGSVLDHLRSFSSRCDVIVVSDGSTDATATVARERGVPVLELPFNLGVGGAMRTGFQYAVRHGYSYAVQLDADGQHNPQDISLLYEKHISDNADVVIGARFSEPGTYTIRGPRRWAMSFLSMTLSRVCRTRLTDTTSGFKLYSRRALELFSRHYPSAYLGDTIEALVIASQSGLKVRQVGVTMRPRAGGEPSHGFIRSLIQLIRATMSLSIALTRPPMKIGSPSTDRSDATRESSSHSVPTADVGKERTW from the coding sequence ATGCCGGCGTGGAATGAACAAGACGTCATTGGTTCAGTATTGGATCATCTTCGTTCATTCTCCTCCCGCTGCGACGTCATCGTTGTCTCCGACGGCTCCACGGACGCTACCGCGACGGTGGCCCGCGAAAGAGGTGTTCCTGTTCTTGAATTGCCATTTAATCTGGGCGTTGGCGGTGCAATGCGAACCGGTTTTCAATACGCCGTTCGTCACGGGTATTCATATGCGGTTCAGCTAGACGCTGACGGCCAGCACAATCCCCAAGATATTTCACTTCTCTACGAAAAACACATATCTGACAACGCCGATGTTGTCATCGGTGCCCGTTTTTCCGAACCTGGAACATATACCATCCGCGGACCGAGGCGATGGGCCATGTCATTTCTCTCGATGACCCTCAGCCGGGTGTGCCGCACTCGCCTCACCGATACAACGTCGGGCTTTAAGCTCTATTCACGTCGAGCTCTTGAACTTTTTTCACGTCATTATCCTTCAGCATATTTGGGTGACACCATTGAGGCACTTGTCATTGCCTCCCAATCCGGTCTCAAAGTCAGACAGGTTGGTGTCACCATGCGTCCCAGGGCAGGCGGAGAGCCTTCCCACGGCTTCATTCGATCTCTCATTCAGCTGATCCGAGCAACGATGTCGTTGAGCATTGCATTAACGCGACCTCCCATGAAAATTGGAAGTCCCTCCACAGACCGTTCTGATGCCACACGTGAGTCGTCTTCCCACTCGGTGCCAACAGCCGACGTCGGAAAGGAGCGAACATGGTGA
- a CDS encoding nucleotide sugar dehydrogenase: protein MRIAVVALGKIGLPLAVQFARQGHDVVGVDVSQQTVDLVNEGTEPFPGEAHLQEYLSELVPSGKLRATTDYGDAIPRADAVVLVVPLFVDEESRPDFGWMDAATRSLAKHLTPGTIVSYETTLPVGTTRGRWKPMLEEISGLKEGEDFHLIFSPERVLTGRVFQDLRRYPKLVGGLNEAGTQAGIALYQQLLEFDERPDLPRPNGVWDMGSAEAAEMAKLAETTYRDVNIGLANQFAVYADKVGIDVYRVIDACNSQPYSHIHRPGIAVGGHCIPVYPRLYLSTDPDATVVSTARWYNADMPEYAVSRVEEILGDLKGMKIAVLGASYRGGVKETAFSGVFATVDALVKRGAVVAVEDPMYADEELEAFGWSPYHIGDQVDVVIVQADHRDYTTLTPADFPGITLLFDGRGITDASLWTGVPRLTIGGGR, encoded by the coding sequence ATGCGTATCGCTGTTGTTGCACTCGGAAAGATCGGACTTCCGTTGGCTGTGCAATTCGCTCGCCAGGGACATGACGTCGTTGGTGTCGATGTATCGCAGCAGACAGTCGATCTGGTGAATGAGGGGACGGAGCCATTCCCCGGCGAGGCACACCTCCAGGAATACCTCAGTGAGTTGGTACCCTCTGGCAAGCTTCGGGCAACAACCGACTACGGCGACGCCATCCCGAGGGCTGACGCAGTCGTCCTCGTTGTTCCGCTTTTCGTTGACGAGGAATCGCGCCCCGACTTTGGCTGGATGGATGCCGCCACAAGGTCCCTGGCCAAACACCTGACACCGGGCACGATTGTTTCCTACGAAACGACCCTGCCGGTTGGGACCACTCGTGGGCGCTGGAAGCCCATGCTTGAGGAAATCTCAGGCCTGAAGGAGGGTGAAGATTTCCACCTGATCTTCTCGCCTGAACGTGTTCTCACGGGTCGTGTTTTCCAGGATCTGCGTCGCTACCCGAAGCTCGTTGGTGGCCTCAACGAAGCGGGAACTCAGGCGGGAATCGCGCTGTATCAGCAGCTCCTTGAATTCGATGAACGTCCCGATCTGCCCCGCCCCAACGGCGTGTGGGACATGGGCAGCGCCGAGGCCGCGGAGATGGCGAAACTTGCAGAAACCACCTACCGTGACGTCAACATCGGCCTCGCCAATCAATTTGCCGTCTACGCAGACAAGGTGGGGATTGACGTTTACCGCGTCATTGACGCGTGTAATTCTCAGCCCTACAGCCACATTCACCGTCCCGGAATTGCCGTTGGTGGTCACTGCATCCCCGTGTATCCGCGCCTCTACCTGTCGACCGATCCGGATGCGACCGTTGTGTCGACCGCCCGCTGGTACAACGCCGACATGCCCGAATATGCGGTCTCTCGCGTCGAAGAGATCCTCGGTGACCTCAAAGGGATGAAGATCGCCGTCCTCGGTGCCTCCTATCGCGGTGGGGTGAAGGAAACGGCGTTCTCCGGAGTGTTCGCCACCGTCGATGCCTTGGTTAAGCGCGGTGCGGTCGTTGCCGTTGAAGACCCGATGTATGCCGATGAGGAACTTGAGGCCTTTGGTTGGTCCCCCTATCACATCGGCGATCAGGTGGACGTCGTCATCGTTCAGGCAGACCACAGGGACTACACGACTCTCACTCCTGCTGACTTCCCCGGAATCACACTGCTCTTCGACGGTCGCGGAATCACCGACGCCTCCCTGTGGACAGGGGTTCCGCGTCTGACGATCGGTGGAGGTCGCTGA
- a CDS encoding DUF2304 domain-containing protein → MVTTYLLGLIFSALVLLSVVLGIRNAGMRERYALWWIIIAGGMVLVSIYPHILDWFARLLGIVVPLNLGLFVAAIVLLFMILQLSVDLSTLYEERRKLAEEITLQAEELRSLAGRLHSLEHPAQQNNAEDSHR, encoded by the coding sequence ATGGTGACAACCTACCTTCTCGGTCTCATTTTTTCGGCACTCGTTCTTCTTTCCGTCGTCCTTGGAATCCGAAACGCCGGAATGCGAGAACGCTACGCACTGTGGTGGATCATCATCGCGGGTGGAATGGTCCTCGTCAGTATCTATCCGCACATCCTCGACTGGTTTGCTCGACTCCTCGGCATCGTTGTCCCGCTCAACCTTGGATTATTCGTCGCCGCAATTGTCCTTCTCTTCATGATCCTTCAACTCAGCGTGGACTTATCGACGCTCTATGAGGAACGGCGAAAACTCGCAGAAGAAATCACTCTTCAAGCCGAAGAACTCAGAAGCCTTGCGGGGCGCCTGCACTCCCTTGAACACCCCGCGCAACAGAACAACGCAGAGGACTCCCATCGATGA
- a CDS encoding UDP-N-acetylglucosamine 2-epimerase — translation MSRRIIFIAGTTAELIKIAPVMHELKRRGRRYGYWSTAQHSDGVAETLADLSIEQPELLLVDDAHARGVVSVRQVPGWLLSIGRSVAKNRRLIKSELHQGIVLVHGDTFTTVIGSLIGRIFGAQVGHIEAGMRTGNMWSPFPEEINRRIVGRLAHLHFAPTSREVANLAKVATRKGVKVICTGANTVVDSLREVRDSLRPTAFNLPARYGLVTLHRFELVRDRDAYRDVLYALKEFSRQFPLVILIGKSERERLHEYDLENVFDDHFRRIDKSSYRTFQSILMGASLVVTDSGGLQAECAALGIPCAIHRTHSEQDQGIGQNVLLTGQNIDTLNTFLQEWETFRRPPCLDQFQPSKIIVDEIDSVWNA, via the coding sequence ATGAGCCGGAGAATCATCTTCATCGCAGGAACAACAGCCGAGCTGATCAAGATCGCTCCGGTGATGCATGAGCTGAAACGTCGTGGCCGACGCTACGGATACTGGAGCACTGCTCAGCACAGCGACGGCGTTGCCGAAACACTTGCGGATCTGAGCATCGAGCAACCCGAACTTCTCCTCGTCGATGACGCTCATGCCCGAGGAGTGGTCAGTGTTCGTCAAGTACCCGGATGGCTCTTGTCGATCGGACGATCCGTGGCCAAGAACCGCAGGCTCATCAAGTCCGAGCTGCACCAGGGAATTGTCCTGGTTCATGGAGACACCTTCACAACGGTCATCGGTTCGCTCATCGGCAGGATTTTCGGCGCACAAGTTGGTCACATTGAAGCCGGAATGCGCACGGGAAACATGTGGAGCCCATTCCCCGAAGAAATCAACCGACGCATCGTCGGACGTCTCGCTCACCTTCATTTCGCTCCCACGTCACGTGAAGTTGCCAATCTCGCCAAGGTCGCCACTCGCAAAGGCGTCAAAGTCATCTGTACCGGCGCGAACACCGTCGTCGATTCCCTTCGCGAAGTGCGCGATTCCTTGCGTCCCACAGCGTTTAACCTCCCTGCGCGCTACGGTTTGGTCACTCTGCATCGCTTCGAGCTTGTTCGCGATCGCGACGCATATCGTGATGTTCTCTACGCACTCAAAGAGTTTTCACGACAGTTTCCACTCGTGATCCTCATCGGGAAATCCGAGCGTGAACGCCTGCACGAATACGATCTGGAAAATGTGTTCGATGATCACTTCCGTCGTATCGATAAGTCCTCGTATAGAACCTTCCAGTCGATACTCATGGGAGCGTCTCTCGTCGTCACCGATTCGGGTGGGCTCCAAGCAGAGTGCGCTGCGCTGGGTATTCCGTGCGCCATTCACCGGACTCATTCCGAACAGGACCAAGGAATCGGGCAGAACGTCCTCCTCACGGGTCAAAACATTGACACCCTCAACACTTTCCTTCAGGAATGGGAGACATTCCGACGACCGCCGTGCCTCGATCAATTTCAGCCCTCGAAGATCATCGTCGACGAGATCGACAGTGTATGGAATGCATGA
- a CDS encoding glycosyltransferase family 2 protein, with product MTMPHLDSLDVIMPVFNEGDAVIRSLNALRNSARRAGISHRLIVVDDGSDSRDAHILSELAEATDVLLLRQENRGRFAARERGLRHAVTDYVLLLDARVALDEECLSFLRHRVEQRHEDIWNLDVHLANRTSLTAAFWMGLTAIWWRDYFRDRQEVLLDEQNFDRHPKGTGAFLVPRVLLGDAMKRYESLIDDPQLRSDDTLLLRSLAQSPGIRLSPQASCRYWGKEGAKKWVRQCYYRGTTFVDGYLTDPRRAPEYLALLTLAVTGTGLFALRFPKSFLSMTVGLSILGGFISRSCGAHPREATAVGVLSFPFSVFFTAGAVRGLRLIQRNRRDAT from the coding sequence ATGACAATGCCTCACCTTGATTCCCTTGACGTCATCATGCCCGTCTTTAACGAGGGCGACGCGGTGATTCGTTCACTCAACGCATTGCGCAATAGCGCACGTCGTGCGGGAATTTCGCATCGACTCATCGTGGTTGACGACGGGTCCGATTCCCGAGATGCTCACATTCTCAGCGAGCTAGCAGAAGCCACCGACGTTCTCCTTCTTCGCCAGGAAAACCGAGGACGATTCGCTGCCCGAGAACGCGGGCTGCGCCATGCGGTGACAGATTATGTCCTCCTCCTTGATGCGCGCGTCGCCCTCGATGAGGAGTGCCTGAGTTTCCTCCGTCATCGAGTTGAACAGCGTCATGAAGATATCTGGAACCTCGATGTTCACTTAGCGAATCGCACGTCACTCACCGCCGCGTTTTGGATGGGGCTCACTGCAATCTGGTGGCGTGACTACTTTAGAGATCGGCAAGAAGTTCTCTTAGATGAGCAGAATTTCGATCGTCACCCCAAAGGAACGGGAGCCTTTCTCGTTCCCCGGGTGCTGCTTGGTGACGCAATGAAACGCTATGAGAGTCTCATCGACGATCCTCAGCTCAGGTCAGACGACACCCTTCTGCTGCGAAGCCTGGCTCAAAGCCCAGGAATCCGACTCTCACCACAGGCCTCGTGCCGCTACTGGGGAAAAGAGGGTGCGAAGAAATGGGTCCGTCAGTGCTATTACCGAGGGACGACTTTCGTCGATGGCTACCTCACCGATCCTCGTCGCGCCCCTGAGTATTTAGCGCTCCTCACTCTCGCGGTCACGGGAACGGGGCTTTTCGCTCTCCGTTTCCCCAAGTCCTTCCTCTCAATGACAGTCGGTCTGAGTATTCTCGGGGGTTTCATCTCCCGCTCGTGCGGCGCTCATCCTCGTGAAGCAACAGCAGTGGGTGTCCTGAGTTTTCCATTCTCGGTCTTTTTCACAGCCGGAGCGGTGCGCGGTCTACGTTTGATCCAGCGGAATCGACGTGACGCTACGTGA
- a CDS encoding DUF2142 domain-containing protein — protein MSTKNSFVKNRSFSWITGGLLLLCILVIGAGWAISSPVGGSPDDDFHLTSIWCPKGEDSCPSRIVDGVMTVGVPQPVYATPGCFAGVPTLSAACSSHVDPNLTVWTPRYNTGQYPGAYYAFHHLFITDNISASVITMRLINVLIAAILMSAIVVLMPKKYLPPLLIALIGSWIPLGMYLISTNNPSSWSITGVFTYTVAMLMSARTQGLRRWILLALATIGAALCFASRPDASFYIFVVSMGLLFAIRWNRTLRINGIALAVLSILGVFNMFVVAQSNNLSAGTPQENTSLLNVLARVPSLFGGFYSHGQTLGWLDIPINASAVFLFLVAAGATLMLGLRGGSWHKWMASLMVAGALCGIPIVFGTIGAFPGLSGYQARYILPLLAPLLWMLYAADRPRQQLVSLPQFVLIASAFTAGHAMQLHAVITRYVRGLGETNILNIDSTIEWWWNIPVSPMTLWLCVSAVFAVAIACAGILIFRFQDPKLAHAEHTTDSFSDTSR, from the coding sequence ATGAGCACAAAGAATTCTTTCGTCAAGAATCGGAGTTTTTCGTGGATCACCGGAGGTCTACTTCTCCTGTGCATCCTCGTGATCGGTGCCGGATGGGCCATTTCTTCACCTGTGGGCGGATCACCGGACGATGACTTTCACCTGACAAGTATCTGGTGCCCAAAGGGAGAAGATTCCTGCCCGTCACGAATAGTCGACGGCGTGATGACCGTCGGCGTTCCCCAGCCGGTCTACGCCACCCCCGGATGTTTTGCCGGGGTACCAACGCTCTCGGCAGCGTGTTCGTCGCATGTTGATCCGAATCTCACGGTGTGGACTCCTCGATACAACACGGGCCAGTATCCGGGTGCATATTACGCATTCCATCACCTCTTTATCACCGATAACATCAGTGCGTCTGTCATCACGATGCGCCTGATCAACGTCCTCATTGCAGCTATTCTCATGAGCGCAATCGTCGTTCTCATGCCCAAGAAATACCTCCCGCCCCTCCTCATTGCACTCATCGGGTCCTGGATTCCCCTGGGCATGTACCTGATTTCAACAAATAACCCAAGTTCCTGGTCAATTACCGGAGTTTTCACCTATACCGTGGCCATGCTGATGTCGGCGCGCACTCAAGGGCTGCGTCGGTGGATTCTCCTGGCATTAGCAACTATTGGAGCAGCCCTCTGTTTCGCCTCACGACCGGATGCTTCTTTCTACATCTTTGTTGTCTCGATGGGCCTGCTTTTTGCTATCCGATGGAATCGAACGCTGCGCATCAATGGCATCGCCTTAGCTGTGCTCAGCATTCTTGGTGTCTTCAACATGTTCGTCGTTGCCCAGTCAAACAATCTCAGTGCCGGGACCCCGCAAGAGAACACCTCCCTATTGAATGTCCTCGCCCGCGTTCCCTCGCTTTTCGGCGGATTCTACTCACACGGCCAGACTCTCGGTTGGCTCGACATCCCCATCAACGCATCGGCTGTCTTCCTCTTCCTCGTTGCTGCTGGCGCCACGTTGATGCTGGGACTGCGCGGCGGAAGCTGGCACAAATGGATGGCATCGCTCATGGTTGCTGGCGCTCTGTGCGGTATCCCCATCGTTTTTGGAACCATCGGAGCTTTCCCTGGCCTATCGGGCTATCAGGCCCGCTATATCCTCCCCCTGCTCGCTCCTCTCCTGTGGATGCTCTACGCTGCTGATCGCCCACGTCAACAGCTCGTGTCCCTTCCTCAATTCGTCCTCATCGCTTCTGCCTTCACCGCTGGACACGCTATGCAGTTACACGCTGTGATCACGCGCTACGTCAGGGGGCTGGGCGAGACGAACATTCTCAACATCGACTCGACAATTGAATGGTGGTGGAACATTCCGGTGTCACCGATGACACTGTGGCTCTGCGTTTCTGCCGTGTTCGCAGTAGCGATCGCATGCGCAGGAATCCTGATTTTCAGATTTCAAGATCCGAAACTCGCTCACGCTGAGCACACCACAGATTCTTTCAGCGATACATCCAGGTGA